Proteins found in one Amycolatopsis umgeniensis genomic segment:
- a CDS encoding ABC-F family ATP-binding cassette domain-containing protein: MANLVNLESVSKSFGVRPLLDGVSLGVAEGQRIGVVGLNGGGKTTLLEVLAGISEPDTGRVSQVRGLRMAVVTQRTELPVGSTVGDVVLERYGAEHEWAADARVRSIMDGLGITALGVEKPTANLSGGERRRVALAAALTGELDLVVLDEPTNHLDVEGVRWLADHLLNRRIAVVVVTHDRWFLDTVASVTWEVTNGRVEQYEGGYADWIFARAERARLAATAEEKRQNLARKELAWLRRGPQARTSKPRYRVEAAEALISDVPEPRDSVELQAFARRRLGKTVLEVEDATLTVGDRTLLDHVTWRIGPGDRIGLVGVNGSGKTTLLKLLGGDKDPETGRRIQGKTVSLAHLRQELDDLPGDLRVLQAIEEISGRVVFGKQELSASQLAEKLGFPASRQWTPVEDLSGGERRRLQLCRLLMAEPNVLLLDEPTNDLDIDTLQQLEDLLDSWPGSLVVVSHDRYLVERVCDTIVALFGDGQVTHLPGGIEEYLDRRTKSLEKAGGDRKSGNGPASAPKKSAAEQRAAQKELSRLERKLDQLHAKEEKLHTALLAAATDPTKLIELNTELKAVETEKEEVEAQWLETSEAIE, encoded by the coding sequence ATGGCCAACTTGGTCAACCTGGAGTCGGTGAGCAAGTCCTTCGGGGTGCGCCCGCTGCTCGACGGTGTTTCGCTCGGTGTCGCGGAGGGGCAGCGCATCGGCGTCGTCGGTCTCAACGGGGGCGGGAAGACGACGCTGCTGGAAGTCCTCGCGGGGATCAGCGAGCCGGACACGGGGCGGGTGAGTCAAGTCCGCGGACTGCGGATGGCCGTGGTCACTCAGCGGACCGAACTCCCCGTCGGCAGTACGGTCGGCGACGTCGTGCTGGAGCGCTACGGCGCGGAGCACGAGTGGGCCGCTGACGCGCGAGTCAGGTCCATTATGGACGGACTGGGGATCACCGCCCTCGGTGTCGAAAAGCCGACGGCGAATCTGTCCGGTGGCGAGCGCCGCCGCGTTGCGTTGGCAGCGGCTCTCACGGGCGAACTGGATCTCGTGGTCCTCGACGAGCCGACCAACCATCTTGACGTCGAAGGTGTGCGCTGGCTCGCGGATCACCTGCTCAACCGCAGGATCGCGGTCGTGGTCGTCACCCACGACCGGTGGTTCCTCGACACTGTCGCGAGTGTGACCTGGGAGGTCACCAACGGTCGCGTCGAGCAGTACGAAGGTGGATACGCGGACTGGATCTTCGCGCGCGCTGAGCGGGCGAGGCTGGCGGCGACAGCCGAGGAAAAGCGCCAGAACCTGGCGCGTAAGGAACTCGCGTGGCTGCGGCGCGGTCCGCAGGCCAGGACCTCGAAGCCGCGTTACCGCGTCGAGGCGGCGGAGGCGCTGATCTCCGACGTGCCGGAGCCGCGCGATTCGGTCGAACTGCAGGCGTTCGCCCGTCGACGGCTGGGGAAGACCGTCCTCGAGGTCGAGGACGCCACCTTGACCGTCGGCGACCGCACCCTGCTCGATCACGTCACTTGGCGGATCGGGCCCGGTGACCGGATCGGACTGGTCGGGGTCAACGGGTCGGGCAAGACGACGCTGCTCAAGCTGCTCGGCGGGGACAAGGATCCCGAGACGGGTCGCCGCATCCAGGGGAAGACGGTCAGCCTCGCCCACCTCCGGCAGGAGCTCGACGACCTGCCTGGTGATCTGCGCGTCCTGCAGGCGATCGAAGAGATCTCAGGCAGGGTCGTGTTCGGCAAGCAGGAACTTTCCGCTTCGCAGCTGGCCGAGAAGCTGGGGTTCCCCGCGTCGAGGCAGTGGACCCCGGTCGAAGACCTTTCCGGTGGTGAACGGCGTCGCCTGCAGCTGTGCCGGCTTCTGATGGCTGAGCCCAACGTGCTGCTGCTCGACGAACCGACGAACGATCTTGACATCGACACTTTGCAGCAGCTGGAAGACCTGCTCGATTCCTGGCCGGGCAGTCTCGTCGTCGTTTCGCACGACCGGTACTTGGTGGAACGCGTTTGCGACACGATCGTCGCCCTGTTCGGGGACGGGCAGGTGACCCATCTGCCGGGCGGGATCGAGGAGTACCTGGATCGGCGTACCAAGAGCCTGGAGAAGGCCGGAGGCGACAGGAAGTCGGGTAACGGGCCGGCTTCCGCGCCCAAGAAGAGCGCCGCGGAACAGCGGGCGGCACAGAAGGAACTGTCCCGCCTCGAGCGCAAGCTCGACCAGCTGCACGCGAAGGAAGAGAAGCTCCATACGGCGCTGCTCGCCGCGGCGACCGATCCGACGAAGCTCATCGAGCTCAATACTGAACTGAAGGCCGTCGAAACGGAGAAGGAGGAGGTCGAGGCCCAATGGCTCGAGACCTCCGAAGCGATCGAGTGA
- a CDS encoding DivIVA domain-containing protein yields MPVTAFEARTRQFDRAPIGARGYYEPAVDAFLERVAATLDGDDDLSVSDVHNVAFAKAPLSKRGYDPTAVDAFLRDVEGTLAGLSQSASYYIAPALEHTHTRKPPWRRR; encoded by the coding sequence GTGCCCGTCACCGCGTTCGAGGCCAGAACCCGGCAGTTCGACCGGGCGCCGATCGGCGCTCGCGGCTACTACGAACCCGCGGTCGACGCCTTCCTCGAGCGGGTCGCGGCGACGCTCGACGGCGACGACGACCTGTCGGTTTCGGACGTCCACAACGTGGCGTTCGCCAAAGCACCGCTCTCGAAACGAGGCTACGACCCGACAGCGGTCGATGCCTTCCTACGGGATGTCGAAGGCACGCTGGCCGGGCTCTCCCAGTCCGCCAGCTACTACATCGCTCCGGCGCTGGAACACACCCACACCCGTAAACCGCCCTGGCGGCGCCGCTGA
- the pth gene encoding aminoacyl-tRNA hydrolase, which produces MTEAVLPGAGEQILLAGLGNPGPQYAGNRHNVGFMVLDELAGRVGGKFKAHKSGAEILEGRLSGQRVVLAKPRSYMNLSGGPVVGAARFYKIPPAGVVVVHDELDVDFGALKMKLGGGDNGHNGLRSITKSLGTKDYYRVRFGVGRPPGRQDPADFVLKDFSTVERKELAFEIDRCADAVEALISTGLVAAQNTFHAG; this is translated from the coding sequence GTGACCGAAGCAGTACTTCCCGGGGCCGGCGAGCAGATCCTGCTCGCCGGCCTCGGCAATCCCGGCCCTCAGTACGCGGGCAACAGGCATAACGTCGGCTTCATGGTGCTCGACGAACTCGCCGGCCGCGTCGGAGGCAAGTTCAAGGCTCACAAGAGCGGCGCCGAAATCCTCGAAGGCAGACTCTCCGGGCAACGAGTGGTCCTGGCCAAGCCGCGCTCGTACATGAACCTCTCGGGCGGCCCTGTCGTGGGCGCGGCCCGGTTCTACAAGATCCCCCCGGCCGGTGTCGTGGTCGTCCACGACGAGCTGGACGTGGACTTCGGCGCCCTCAAGATGAAACTGGGCGGCGGTGACAACGGCCACAACGGTCTCCGCTCGATCACCAAATCTCTCGGCACCAAGGACTACTACCGCGTCCGGTTCGGCGTCGGACGTCCTCCAGGACGGCAAGATCCGGCGGATTTCGTGCTGAAGGACTTCTCGACGGTCGAACGCAAAGAACTCGCTTTCGAGATCGATCGTTGCGCGGACGCAGTTGAAGCGCTTATCAGCACCGGCCTCGTCGCAGCTCAGAACACCTTCCACGCTGGGTGA
- a CDS encoding 4-(cytidine 5'-diphospho)-2-C-methyl-D-erythritol kinase, which translates to MLAVVPPPVTVRVPAKVNLHLAVGDVRPDGYHELVTVFQALSLTDEVTVAVTEDPGVEVYGEGEGSVPTGANNLAWKAAQALAAHVGKADGESKVRVVLRKGIPVAGGMAGGSADAAATLVGLASLWKLEISRDELAGIAAKLGSDVPFALYGGTALGTGRGEQLVPVLSRHTFHWVLAFDQRGLSTPRVFGELDRLREEGSPPRIGSHTPVVEALASGDPRQLALLLGNDLQAAAVSLRPGLRRTLRAGVNAGALAGTVSGSGPTCAFLCADAQSAVEVAAELSGAGVCRTVRVAHGPVPGARLVGGDDAPRPAPPRVHA; encoded by the coding sequence GTGCTCGCCGTCGTACCGCCCCCAGTCACCGTCAGGGTTCCCGCCAAGGTCAACCTGCACCTGGCGGTCGGTGACGTACGCCCGGACGGCTACCACGAGTTGGTGACCGTGTTCCAGGCGCTTTCACTGACCGACGAGGTGACCGTCGCGGTCACCGAGGACCCCGGCGTCGAGGTCTATGGCGAGGGTGAAGGTTCCGTACCCACAGGGGCCAACAACCTCGCCTGGAAGGCGGCGCAGGCCCTGGCGGCCCACGTCGGCAAGGCGGACGGCGAATCGAAAGTCCGGGTCGTGCTTCGCAAAGGCATCCCGGTAGCGGGCGGGATGGCAGGAGGCAGTGCTGACGCGGCCGCGACCCTGGTGGGGCTCGCGTCGCTGTGGAAGCTCGAGATCTCTCGAGACGAACTGGCGGGTATCGCCGCCAAGCTCGGCAGTGATGTTCCGTTCGCGCTTTACGGCGGGACCGCGTTGGGCACCGGCCGGGGCGAGCAGCTGGTCCCGGTCTTGTCGAGGCATACGTTTCACTGGGTCCTGGCGTTCGACCAGCGTGGTCTTTCGACCCCGCGGGTGTTCGGTGAACTGGACAGGCTGCGGGAAGAGGGCAGCCCGCCGCGGATCGGTTCGCACACCCCGGTGGTCGAGGCACTGGCGTCCGGTGACCCGCGCCAGCTGGCGTTGCTACTCGGCAATGACCTGCAGGCCGCCGCGGTTTCGTTGCGTCCCGGACTGCGCCGGACATTGCGGGCGGGGGTCAACGCGGGTGCGCTCGCCGGCACCGTTTCCGGGTCCGGGCCGACCTGCGCTTTTCTGTGCGCGGATGCCCAGTCGGCCGTCGAGGTCGCCGCGGAGCTGTCCGGTGCGGGTGTCTGTCGCACGGTGCGTGTCGCGCACGGGCCGGTTCCCGGAGCCAGGCTGGTGGGCGGGGACGACGCGCCGCGACCGGCGCCGCCCCGGGTGCACGCGTGA
- a CDS encoding fatty acyl-AMP ligase codes for MSRFVDTLVATAAGRGQQRGMVTGEPKEPVRRTWAEIHEQAKRVAGGLVTAGLEPGKAVAVLAAAPSLIAPTVQAVWLAGGSVTMLHQPTQRTDLAEWAEDTVRVLRMIGSGLVLLGEPFDQLAPVLTEHGIAFQVITELLEAEPLAEPVPTAESDTALLQLTSGSTADPKAVQITYGNLYSNVKAMVDRAEFDFDVDVMVSWLPTFHDMGMVGFLTVPMTFGVELVKITPLEFLSGPLIWPQLISKYNGTTTAAPNFAYAIVGRRMARVDEDDAYDLSKLRIALNGAEPIDETAVQTFIEAGARFKMPAECVFPAYGMAEATLAVSFAPLFTGLTLDIVEADALEADNRAVPVPEDDPRRGTDEVRSFAILGPPLDGLEAEIVDDAGTVLGERQVGEIRLRGEAVTPGYLTMEGPLATQDENGWLLTGDLGYLVDGMIVICGRRKDVIIMGGRNLYPTDIERAATSVEGVRAGNAVAVRIDAGSRRERFAVVVESKLAGDPDTEKALAKEVAAKVRGAVDMRPFAVVVLPAGSLPKTPSGKVKRAATATQFADKIAKNATTS; via the coding sequence ATGAGTCGGTTCGTGGACACGCTCGTCGCCACCGCGGCGGGACGAGGTCAGCAGCGGGGAATGGTCACCGGGGAGCCCAAGGAGCCGGTTCGGCGTACCTGGGCCGAGATTCACGAGCAGGCCAAACGGGTCGCGGGAGGCCTGGTCACGGCCGGGCTCGAGCCGGGGAAGGCGGTGGCGGTGCTGGCCGCGGCGCCGTCGCTGATCGCGCCGACGGTGCAGGCGGTATGGCTCGCCGGCGGCAGCGTGACGATGCTGCATCAGCCCACCCAGCGCACCGACCTCGCCGAGTGGGCCGAGGACACCGTTCGCGTGCTGCGGATGATCGGATCCGGTCTGGTCCTGCTCGGTGAGCCGTTCGACCAGCTGGCGCCGGTGCTGACCGAGCACGGCATCGCCTTCCAGGTGATCACCGAGCTGCTCGAAGCCGAGCCGCTGGCCGAACCCGTGCCGACGGCCGAGTCCGACACCGCCCTCCTGCAACTCACCAGTGGATCGACGGCCGATCCGAAAGCCGTTCAGATCACCTACGGAAACCTGTACTCGAACGTCAAGGCGATGGTCGATCGCGCCGAGTTCGATTTCGACGTCGACGTGATGGTTTCGTGGCTGCCCACCTTCCACGACATGGGGATGGTCGGCTTCCTGACGGTCCCGATGACGTTCGGCGTCGAGCTGGTCAAGATCACGCCGCTCGAGTTCCTGTCCGGACCGTTGATCTGGCCGCAGCTGATCAGCAAGTACAACGGGACGACCACGGCCGCGCCGAACTTCGCGTACGCGATCGTGGGCAGGCGGATGGCTCGCGTCGACGAAGACGACGCGTACGATCTTTCGAAGCTTCGGATCGCGCTGAACGGCGCTGAGCCGATCGACGAAACCGCCGTGCAGACGTTCATCGAGGCTGGGGCGCGGTTCAAGATGCCCGCCGAATGCGTTTTCCCGGCGTACGGCATGGCGGAAGCGACTCTCGCGGTGTCGTTCGCGCCGCTGTTCACCGGGCTGACCTTGGACATCGTCGAAGCCGACGCGCTCGAAGCGGATAACCGTGCGGTGCCGGTGCCCGAGGACGACCCACGGCGCGGCACCGATGAAGTCCGCTCCTTCGCAATACTCGGGCCGCCGCTCGACGGTCTCGAGGCCGAGATCGTCGACGACGCGGGCACTGTGCTCGGAGAGCGTCAGGTCGGGGAGATCCGCCTGCGCGGCGAGGCCGTGACGCCGGGGTATCTGACCATGGAAGGTCCGCTCGCGACGCAGGACGAGAACGGCTGGCTGCTCACCGGCGACCTCGGTTACCTGGTGGACGGCATGATCGTGATCTGCGGCCGTCGCAAGGACGTCATCATCATGGGCGGCCGGAACCTGTACCCGACCGATATCGAACGGGCGGCGACGTCGGTCGAAGGGGTTCGGGCAGGGAACGCCGTAGCCGTGCGGATCGACGCGGGCAGCCGCCGGGAGCGGTTCGCCGTGGTCGTCGAATCGAAACTCGCCGGGGATCCGGACACCGAGAAGGCGCTGGCGAAGGAGGTCGCGGCCAAGGTACGCGGCGCTGTCGACATGCGGCCCTTCGCGGTTGTGGTGCTTCCGGCGGGAAGCCTGCCCAAGACGCCCTCGGGCAAGGTGAAGCGGGCCGCGACGGCCACTCAGTTCGCGGACAAGATCGCCAAGAACGCGACGACCAGCTGA
- a CDS encoding transglycosylase family protein has translation MLDRDTQYGELDYSDDPRITHQDVLAALGPDAETLMAEIDVDVDELIRLISAETTMLPPIVIPDEMAEDRTAGAPMKAATKDEVISSATRVWKKRFLKGTVMAVLLTLGGGGAAAMAMNKSVTLDVDGKQQTVHSFGDTVGEVLEDAGLSVGAHDSLSPSPQAEVGDGGVIKLERGRKLNLIVDGAPQQESWVRATNLSEALNQLGRSDLAKSGTWTSLPQNGELPLEGATVEVKTLKNVMVYDGENEPRKVQTNSVTTKEFLGEMRMTLGPEDEAVGGLDVKLTDGAEVHISRTGVTMVKQNEEIAPPEQKVDDPELEKGKTKVEDPGTPGQKTVTYKVTKRNGKEVGREKVSEEVITEAKPKIVKVGTKKPADPVIGDAGAWDRIAQCESTGNWAANTGNGYYGGLQFNKSTWDAYGGSQYASYPHQASKAQQIAVAEKVRDDRGGYGAWPHCGKKA, from the coding sequence GTGCTCGACCGCGACACTCAGTACGGCGAGCTGGACTACTCCGACGATCCGCGCATCACGCACCAGGACGTCCTGGCAGCGCTCGGCCCCGACGCCGAGACCTTGATGGCCGAGATCGACGTCGACGTCGACGAGCTGATCCGCCTCATCTCCGCCGAGACCACCATGCTCCCGCCGATCGTCATTCCGGACGAGATGGCCGAGGACCGCACCGCGGGCGCGCCGATGAAGGCCGCGACCAAGGACGAGGTCATCTCCAGCGCGACCCGCGTTTGGAAGAAGCGGTTCCTCAAGGGAACCGTCATGGCGGTGCTGCTCACCCTCGGTGGTGGCGGCGCGGCCGCGATGGCGATGAACAAGAGCGTCACGCTCGACGTCGACGGCAAGCAGCAGACCGTTCACAGCTTCGGCGACACGGTCGGCGAGGTCCTCGAAGACGCCGGCCTTTCCGTCGGCGCACACGACTCGCTTTCGCCCTCGCCTCAGGCCGAGGTCGGCGACGGCGGCGTCATCAAGCTGGAGCGCGGCCGCAAGCTGAACCTGATCGTCGACGGCGCACCGCAGCAGGAGTCCTGGGTCCGGGCGACCAACCTGAGCGAAGCCCTGAACCAGCTCGGCCGTTCCGATCTCGCGAAGTCCGGTACCTGGACCTCGCTCCCCCAGAACGGCGAACTCCCGCTCGAGGGCGCCACCGTCGAGGTCAAGACCCTCAAGAACGTCATGGTCTATGACGGTGAGAACGAACCTCGCAAGGTTCAGACCAACTCGGTCACCACCAAGGAGTTCCTTGGTGAGATGCGAATGACCCTTGGTCCGGAGGACGAGGCCGTCGGCGGTCTCGACGTCAAGCTGACCGACGGTGCCGAGGTCCACATCAGCCGGACCGGCGTCACCATGGTCAAGCAGAACGAGGAAATCGCTCCGCCTGAGCAGAAGGTCGACGACCCGGAGCTCGAAAAGGGCAAGACCAAGGTCGAAGACCCGGGGACCCCGGGCCAGAAGACCGTGACCTACAAGGTCACCAAGCGCAACGGCAAAGAGGTCGGCCGCGAGAAGGTCTCGGAAGAGGTCATCACCGAGGCCAAGCCCAAGATCGTCAAGGTCGGCACGAAGAAGCCCGCTGACCCGGTCATCGGCGACGCCGGCGCCTGGGATCGCATCGCGCAGTGCGAGTCGACCGGCAACTGGGCCGCCAACACCGGCAACGGCTACTACGGTGGCCTGCAGTTCAACAAGAGCACCTGGGACGCCTACGGTGGCTCGCAGTACGCCTCGTACCCGCACCAGGCCAGCAAGGCCCAGCAGATCGCCGTCGCCGAGAAGGTCCGCGACGACCGCGGTGGCTACGGCGCCTGGCCGCACTGCGGTAAGAAGGCCTGA
- the rsmA gene encoding 16S rRNA (adenine(1518)-N(6)/adenine(1519)-N(6))-dimethyltransferase RsmA — protein MTELLGPAEIRALAAELDVRPTKKLGQNFVHDPNTVRRIVDISGVGEGDVVLEVGPGLGSLTLGLLATGAEVVAVEIDPVLAGRLPETVAERGGAERLSVVGADALRITADDLPQRPTALVANLPYNVAVPVVLHLLAELPSLTSGLVMVQTEVADRMAAGPGSRTYGVPSVKLAWYGKARKVAAVPRAVFWPVPNVDSALVAFERGDDVVSSVSRERLFAVVDAAFSQRRKTLRAALASWAGSAERAGELLEKAGIDPKTRGEQLDVHQFARIAAATD, from the coding sequence GTGACTGAACTGCTCGGGCCTGCGGAGATCAGGGCGCTGGCGGCCGAGCTGGACGTACGGCCGACCAAGAAGCTCGGCCAGAACTTCGTGCACGACCCCAACACGGTGCGCCGGATCGTCGACATCTCCGGGGTCGGCGAAGGTGATGTCGTGCTGGAAGTCGGGCCGGGGCTCGGCTCTCTGACGCTCGGACTGCTCGCGACCGGTGCCGAGGTCGTCGCGGTCGAGATCGACCCCGTGCTGGCCGGCCGCTTGCCGGAAACCGTGGCCGAACGAGGCGGGGCGGAAAGGCTTTCGGTCGTCGGAGCGGACGCTCTGCGGATCACGGCGGACGACCTGCCGCAACGTCCGACGGCGCTCGTCGCGAACCTCCCGTACAACGTCGCCGTTCCCGTCGTGCTCCACCTGCTCGCCGAACTGCCGTCGCTGACCAGCGGTCTCGTAATGGTCCAGACCGAGGTCGCGGACCGGATGGCGGCCGGCCCGGGAAGCCGGACCTACGGCGTGCCCAGCGTCAAGCTCGCGTGGTACGGCAAGGCGCGCAAGGTCGCCGCCGTGCCCCGCGCGGTGTTCTGGCCGGTTCCGAATGTGGACTCCGCGCTGGTCGCTTTCGAACGGGGCGACGACGTGGTGTCGTCGGTGAGCCGGGAGCGGTTGTTCGCGGTGGTCGATGCCGCCTTCTCGCAGCGGCGGAAGACTTTGCGCGCGGCATTGGCCTCCTGGGCCGGCTCCGCCGAACGCGCGGGGGAGTTGCTTGAGAAGGCGGGAATCGACCCCAAGACTCGCGGAGAGCAGTTGGACGTTCATCAGTTCGCCCGGATCGCCGCGGCGACCGACTGA
- a CDS encoding ATP-binding cassette domain-containing protein: protein MITVENLSKSFPLNGNPVVALRDVSVDIQAGSLFGVVGPAGSGKSTLARCIGLQERPDRGVVRLDGLNTGTLDGRRLREIRRQVGVVSTKPELLAERTIAGNIASPLEQLGLDGPQRRNRVGNLLDLVGLTPRAGQRPGELSEGQLRRVAIAKALAAGPSVLLADDPTAGVQPEESGAVLTVLDRARAELGVTVLLTTPDAGVVRRVCDDVAFLEAGAIIERGTVLDLVSDPNSRTAQALLPSIETGRAQASKYDRAVDVVLVGFASVGALLPEAAGRFDVELATIGGGLTRIGDTPVGRFRLGVRGERADAALAWIAERGGHVTHPVRGPQGVAA from the coding sequence GTGATCACTGTCGAAAACTTGTCCAAGTCCTTTCCCCTCAACGGAAATCCCGTCGTCGCCCTGCGCGATGTCAGCGTGGACATCCAAGCCGGCTCCCTGTTCGGAGTCGTCGGTCCGGCCGGCTCCGGCAAGTCGACCCTCGCTCGTTGCATCGGGCTTCAGGAGCGTCCTGACCGGGGCGTCGTCCGCCTAGACGGCCTCAACACCGGGACCCTGGACGGACGCCGTCTGCGGGAAATCCGCCGGCAGGTCGGTGTCGTGAGCACCAAGCCGGAGTTGCTCGCCGAGCGCACCATCGCCGGCAATATCGCGTCTCCTCTCGAACAACTCGGCCTCGACGGGCCGCAGCGTCGCAACCGGGTCGGCAACCTGCTCGATCTGGTCGGGCTCACGCCTCGAGCCGGGCAGCGGCCGGGTGAGCTGTCCGAGGGGCAGCTGCGCCGGGTCGCCATCGCCAAGGCGCTGGCCGCTGGACCGTCCGTGCTGCTGGCCGACGACCCGACAGCGGGTGTGCAGCCCGAGGAGTCCGGCGCGGTCCTGACCGTGCTCGACCGTGCGCGTGCCGAACTCGGGGTCACCGTGCTGCTCACCACTCCTGACGCCGGCGTGGTCCGCCGTGTCTGCGACGACGTCGCGTTCCTGGAGGCCGGGGCGATCATCGAACGCGGAACCGTGCTCGACCTGGTCTCGGACCCGAACAGCCGGACCGCGCAGGCGCTGCTGCCCTCGATCGAGACCGGACGGGCACAGGCCTCGAAGTACGATCGCGCGGTGGACGTCGTGCTCGTCGGGTTCGCGTCGGTCGGTGCGCTACTTCCTGAAGCGGCCGGTCGTTTCGACGTCGAGCTCGCCACCATCGGAGGCGGCCTGACCCGGATCGGCGACACGCCCGTCGGCCGATTCCGTCTCGGCGTGCGCGGTGAGCGCGCGGATGCCGCACTCGCCTGGATCGCCGAACGTGGCGGCCACGTGACCCACCCGGTCCGTGGACCGCAGGGCGTCGCTGCTTGA
- a CDS encoding DivIVA domain-containing protein, with product MSFTAEDITGATFPNAPIGRRGYAKHEVDAFLERIADTISDRDDLTAAEVHHVMFSRPLIGKRGYDEREVDDFLDKVEGQLAHRTGQQVLAVPGAREEDQTTAERAVPDRGPVEFLRER from the coding sequence ATGTCGTTTACGGCCGAAGACATCACCGGCGCCACTTTCCCGAATGCCCCGATCGGGCGGCGCGGATACGCCAAGCACGAGGTCGACGCGTTCCTGGAACGGATCGCGGACACGATCTCGGACCGGGACGACCTGACGGCGGCCGAGGTCCACCACGTCATGTTCTCGCGTCCGCTGATCGGGAAGCGCGGCTACGACGAACGCGAAGTCGACGATTTCCTCGACAAGGTCGAGGGGCAACTCGCCCACCGGACCGGCCAGCAGGTGCTCGCGGTGCCCGGCGCGCGTGAAGAGGACCAGACGACCGCCGAACGCGCCGTTCCGGACCGGGGTCCCGTCGAGTTCCTGCGGGAGCGCTAG
- a CDS encoding DUF222 domain-containing protein, translated as MTSTNTSKTFPLNLPEGDPELLLDELQTRLREGRRLFAEVGQILAEIESRGVRELYGYNSLAVFYEHVARVPRAEAQKVTGRALALNSRRTRDGTSTPPVAPLTGAAAATGALAEGGIDRIVKVMRRLPEHVTASARFDAEKVLVDLAGVARPRDVTIAGTDLLAHLDPEGNGSKDPAPKTPRSEFWLRQKRTGRWDMRGDLDPETGARLNALLVPLSHPAPNPEPDDRTPAERRGDAFAEIVDLAEGGPEIPLPRRNSEQVDERPKPTKPVEKPESSRDVAHIRPPRWWARLSRPRTGVKTPLEVDDRTVVQLPDERTAPPPEPKTA; from the coding sequence ATGACCAGCACAAACACTTCCAAGACCTTCCCGCTCAATCTGCCGGAAGGTGACCCCGAGCTGCTTCTCGACGAGTTGCAGACACGGCTACGCGAAGGGCGCCGCCTCTTCGCCGAAGTCGGCCAGATCCTGGCCGAAATCGAGTCACGCGGTGTCCGAGAGCTCTATGGGTACAACTCGCTCGCCGTCTTCTACGAACATGTGGCCCGGGTCCCCCGAGCCGAGGCGCAGAAGGTGACAGGGCGAGCTCTAGCCCTCAACTCGAGACGGACGCGCGACGGGACCTCGACTCCGCCCGTCGCGCCTTTGACCGGAGCCGCGGCCGCCACCGGCGCACTGGCCGAGGGTGGCATCGACAGGATCGTCAAGGTCATGCGGAGGCTGCCAGAGCACGTCACCGCGAGCGCCCGGTTCGATGCCGAGAAGGTCCTGGTCGATCTTGCGGGCGTCGCGAGACCACGCGACGTCACGATCGCCGGAACCGACCTGCTCGCCCATCTCGATCCGGAGGGAAACGGCTCCAAGGACCCCGCCCCGAAAACTCCTCGAAGCGAATTCTGGTTGCGGCAGAAACGCACCGGCCGGTGGGACATGCGCGGCGACCTCGATCCCGAGACCGGCGCCCGCCTGAACGCACTTCTCGTGCCTCTGTCGCATCCGGCCCCGAACCCAGAACCCGACGACCGCACCCCGGCGGAGAGACGCGGTGACGCTTTCGCGGAGATAGTCGATCTCGCGGAAGGCGGCCCGGAGATTCCTTTGCCGCGGCGGAACTCTGAGCAGGTCGACGAGCGGCCGAAGCCCACGAAGCCTGTCGAGAAACCTGAAAGTTCTCGGGACGTGGCCCACATAAGGCCTCCCCGCTGGTGGGCACGGCTGTCGAGACCGAGAACCGGTGTGAAAACCCCACTTGAGGTGGACGACCGGACGGTTGTTCAACTCCCCGACGAGCGCACCGCGCCGCCACCGGAGCCCAAAACGGCCTGA